In Opitutaceae bacterium TAV5, one genomic interval encodes:
- a CDS encoding Sulfatase-modifying factor 1 yields the protein MDSAKTACCAPGHASVSPASPASSLPDGGFARVATGSTEGMRLLPGGVFLMGNERDYGFPSDGEGPVHEVKLDPFWIDATTVTNRQFCDFVDATGYRTEAERFGWSFVFYGHLSGKQLASALRLTVAGSEWWCRVEGATWRHPEGPGSHIRKRWQHPVVQVSWNDAVAYASWAGKRLPTEAEWEYAARSGLPHANRFPWGDELEPGGRHMMNVWQGDFPVRNTEADGYYGVAPARSFRASAWGLYNMTGNVWEWCHDRFSGTWYARSPAENPAGPTSGERRSMRGGSYLCHASYCNRYRVDARNSNTPDSATTNLGFRCVRDVA from the coding sequence ATGGATTCCGCCAAAACCGCCTGCTGCGCCCCCGGCCATGCCTCCGTCTCCCCGGCTTCGCCGGCATCATCGCTTCCGGACGGCGGCTTCGCGCGTGTGGCGACCGGCAGCACCGAGGGCATGCGCCTGCTTCCCGGCGGCGTTTTCCTGATGGGCAACGAGCGCGACTACGGTTTTCCCTCCGATGGCGAAGGGCCCGTGCATGAAGTGAAGCTCGATCCGTTCTGGATCGACGCCACCACTGTCACCAACCGGCAGTTTTGCGATTTCGTCGACGCCACCGGCTATCGCACCGAGGCCGAGCGCTTCGGCTGGTCCTTTGTGTTTTACGGGCACCTGAGCGGCAAGCAGCTCGCCTCCGCCCTGCGGCTGACCGTGGCGGGCAGCGAATGGTGGTGCCGGGTCGAGGGAGCCACCTGGCGTCATCCCGAAGGGCCGGGCTCCCACATCCGGAAACGCTGGCAGCATCCGGTCGTCCAGGTGTCGTGGAACGACGCCGTCGCTTACGCAAGCTGGGCGGGCAAACGCCTGCCCACCGAGGCCGAGTGGGAATACGCCGCCCGGAGCGGGCTGCCGCACGCGAACCGGTTTCCGTGGGGCGACGAGCTCGAGCCGGGAGGCCGCCACATGATGAACGTGTGGCAGGGAGATTTTCCCGTGCGCAACACCGAAGCGGACGGCTACTACGGGGTCGCGCCCGCCCGCAGTTTCAGGGCCAGCGCCTGGGGCCTCTACAACATGACGGGCAATGTCTGGGAGTGGTGCCACGACCGGTTTTCCGGGACATGGTACGCGCGCAGCCCGGCGGAAAATCCCGCCGGACCGACGAGCGGCGAACGCCGCTCCATGCGTGGCGGCAGTTACCTTTGCCACGCGAGCTATTGCAACCGTTACCGGGTCGACGCGCGCAACAGCAACACGCCGGACAGCGCCACCACCAATCTCGGTTTTCGCTGCGTGCGCGACGTGGCGTGA
- a CDS encoding alanine racemase: MTPTSSLPLRCWAEIDLAALECNLHLIRASLPPHIRYVAVVKADAYGHGLPQTAARLMHAGADLFAVASIAEAAALREIGPDWPVLVLGALLPAEDRHVAEYNVAVTVSSEEEVARFDAAAHAAGKPVAVHLKIDTGMGRLGAWHEHAERVYEKIVAASGLRLEGVFTHFSAPDEDAAFTAEQRRRFLAALARCRGLDPAAVFVHADNSAGLETLEGAGPFNAVRVGLLQFGVLPHPGSLLSQVRTEPVFSFRTRIGLVKALPAGTDISYGRTYTLKRDSRVAILTGGYGDGIPRHASNRACVLVRGRRCPVLGRVTMDQTIIDVTDLPADVTAGEEAVLVGRQNGAEIALAEFSRWAETIPWETLCSVTKRVARIYRTQLGV, translated from the coding sequence ATGACTCCCACATCTTCCCTTCCGCTGCGCTGCTGGGCCGAGATCGATCTCGCCGCCCTCGAGTGCAATCTCCATCTCATCCGCGCCTCGCTGCCTCCGCACATCCGCTATGTCGCCGTCGTCAAGGCCGACGCTTACGGCCACGGCCTGCCGCAGACGGCCGCCCGCCTCATGCACGCCGGGGCGGATCTGTTTGCCGTGGCCAGCATCGCCGAGGCGGCCGCGTTGCGCGAGATCGGGCCCGACTGGCCGGTGCTCGTGCTCGGCGCGCTCCTGCCCGCCGAGGATCGCCATGTGGCGGAGTACAATGTCGCCGTGACGGTTTCGTCGGAGGAGGAAGTGGCCCGTTTCGACGCGGCCGCGCACGCCGCCGGCAAGCCGGTCGCCGTCCACCTCAAGATCGACACCGGCATGGGCCGCCTCGGCGCATGGCATGAGCACGCGGAGCGCGTCTATGAAAAAATCGTCGCGGCCTCCGGCCTCCGGCTGGAGGGCGTGTTCACCCACTTTTCCGCGCCCGACGAGGACGCCGCGTTCACGGCGGAGCAGCGGAGGCGTTTTCTGGCCGCGCTGGCGCGCTGCCGGGGGCTCGATCCGGCCGCCGTATTCGTGCATGCGGACAACAGCGCGGGGCTCGAGACGCTCGAGGGCGCGGGGCCGTTCAACGCGGTGCGCGTGGGCCTGCTGCAATTTGGCGTGCTGCCGCATCCCGGCTCGCTCCTCTCGCAGGTGCGGACGGAGCCCGTATTCAGTTTCCGGACACGGATCGGGCTGGTCAAGGCGCTGCCCGCCGGCACCGACATCAGCTACGGCCGCACGTACACGCTGAAGCGCGATTCGCGGGTGGCGATCCTGACGGGCGGTTACGGCGACGGCATCCCGCGCCACGCCAGCAACCGCGCCTGTGTGCTCGTGCGCGGCCGCCGCTGCCCGGTGCTCGGCCGGGTGACGATGGACCAGACGATCATCGACGTGACGGACCTGCCGGCGGACGTGACCGCAGGCGAGGAGGCAGTGCTCGTGGGCCGGCAGAACGGCGCGGAGATCGCCCTCGCCGAGTTCAGCCGCTGGGCCGAGACGATCCCGTGGGAAACGCTCTGTTCGGTGACCAAGCGCGTGGCCCGGATCTACCGCACGCAACTCGGGGTGTAG
- a CDS encoding peptidase M22, translating to MTCVSWASCFSMPTLRQLLASRAPLLLIDSASSVIHVAVWRATGTEPVRERCEEEAGSGVFRATERALARAGLGLADVRAFAFGEGPGSVLGIRTAAAAIRTWRVVNPAPCFAFRGLEVVAAALARPELALIVDARRDSWHVARAGQELARVPSAELAALAGALALPEGFRHWTPLPAGAERVPYDLPAALEATADAPFFRETEEPEAFLYDVPGYALWTPKVHQAPDRKS from the coding sequence ATGACGTGTGTTTCGTGGGCATCCTGTTTTTCCATGCCAACCTTGCGCCAGCTTCTCGCCTCCCGTGCTCCCTTGCTGCTGATCGACAGTGCCTCGTCGGTCATCCATGTGGCGGTGTGGCGGGCCACCGGTACGGAGCCCGTCCGGGAACGGTGCGAGGAGGAGGCGGGTTCCGGTGTGTTTCGCGCTACGGAGCGGGCGCTGGCGCGGGCGGGGCTCGGCCTTGCCGACGTGCGAGCCTTTGCCTTCGGCGAGGGACCCGGCTCCGTGCTCGGCATCCGCACGGCGGCGGCGGCGATCCGGACCTGGCGGGTGGTCAACCCGGCCCCGTGTTTTGCCTTCCGCGGCCTGGAGGTGGTCGCGGCGGCGCTCGCCCGGCCGGAACTCGCATTGATCGTCGATGCGCGGCGCGACAGCTGGCATGTGGCGCGGGCCGGCCAGGAGCTGGCGCGGGTGCCCTCGGCCGAACTCGCGGCGCTGGCCGGAGCGCTGGCATTGCCCGAGGGGTTTCGCCACTGGACGCCGCTTCCGGCGGGCGCGGAGCGTGTGCCGTACGATCTGCCCGCCGCGCTGGAAGCGACCGCGGACGCACCTTTCTTTCGCGAGACGGAGGAACCGGAAGCGTTTTTATATGACGTGCCCGGCTACGCGCTCTGGACCCCGAAAGTCCACCAGGCGCCGGATCGGAAAAGCTGA
- a CDS encoding cation transporter — translation MTREPSLPLPTQSPARSADTAAARKERVARWSVAASALLTAGKLAAGILSGSLALLSEAVHSLVDTVATLVTWFAVRMSNKPADDEHHYGHGKFESVAALVETGILIALALFVLVKAGGRMLAGGSEIEATPLVYAVIGISIVVDINRIRALNRVARETGSHALAADVLHFSSDLAGSVMVLLGLVASEFGFRYGDALAAAGVAVFIGLAGWRLGRRTLGTLLDTAPKGRAENLRSLAEAIPGVVEVAELRLRPGGNEIFGDMTLAVARTLPLARAEAIRERVLAAVRNKFPDTVLTVATQPRALDDESVRERVLFVAQRRGLPVHHVTVQDLGGRLSISLDLEVDGRMSLGKAQVLAGQFKAALREEFGPDTEVEPHIEPLDTGHLAGSDAPADVVERVARLLSARAANGGTISDVHHVRVRSTLDGLVVNYHCRADAAIDVSEAHAAIDRIDRGLRDEYPDVVRVVGHADLKKTAG, via the coding sequence ATGACCCGCGAACCGTCCCTCCCCCTGCCAACGCAGTCACCTGCCCGCTCCGCCGACACGGCGGCCGCCCGCAAGGAGCGCGTGGCGCGCTGGTCGGTAGCGGCGAGCGCCCTGCTCACCGCGGGAAAGCTCGCGGCGGGCATCCTGTCCGGATCGCTCGCACTGCTTTCCGAGGCCGTGCATTCGCTGGTCGATACCGTGGCCACGCTGGTGACGTGGTTCGCCGTGCGCATGTCGAACAAGCCCGCCGACGACGAACATCACTACGGGCACGGCAAGTTCGAGAGCGTGGCCGCGCTCGTCGAGACCGGCATTCTCATCGCGCTGGCCCTGTTTGTCCTCGTCAAGGCCGGCGGCCGGATGCTGGCGGGCGGCAGCGAGATCGAGGCCACGCCGCTGGTCTACGCCGTGATCGGCATTTCGATTGTCGTGGATATCAATCGCATCCGGGCGCTCAACCGTGTGGCGCGCGAGACCGGCAGCCATGCGCTCGCGGCCGATGTGTTGCACTTCAGCTCCGATCTTGCCGGCTCGGTCATGGTGCTGCTCGGGCTCGTCGCCTCGGAATTCGGTTTCCGCTATGGCGACGCACTGGCGGCGGCGGGCGTGGCGGTGTTCATCGGCCTGGCCGGATGGCGGCTCGGCCGGCGCACCCTCGGCACCTTGCTGGACACCGCTCCGAAAGGACGCGCGGAAAACCTGCGCTCCCTCGCGGAGGCGATTCCGGGCGTCGTGGAGGTGGCGGAGCTGCGGTTGCGGCCGGGCGGCAACGAGATTTTCGGCGACATGACGCTGGCCGTGGCGCGCACGCTGCCGCTCGCCCGCGCCGAGGCGATCCGCGAGCGCGTGCTGGCGGCCGTGCGTAACAAGTTTCCCGATACCGTGCTCACGGTGGCGACGCAGCCCCGCGCGCTCGATGACGAATCGGTCCGCGAGCGGGTGCTCTTCGTCGCGCAGCGGCGCGGCCTGCCGGTGCATCACGTCACGGTGCAGGATCTGGGGGGCCGTCTCTCGATCAGTCTCGATCTGGAAGTGGACGGGCGGATGAGCCTCGGCAAGGCGCAGGTGCTGGCCGGGCAGTTCAAGGCCGCGCTGCGTGAGGAATTTGGTCCCGACACCGAGGTGGAGCCGCATATCGAGCCGCTCGATACCGGGCACCTTGCCGGAAGCGATGCGCCGGCCGACGTGGTGGAGCGCGTCGCCAGGCTGCTCTCCGCCCGGGCGGCGAACGGCGGGACGATCAGCGACGTGCATCACGTGCGGGTGCGCTCCACGCTCGACGGGCTGGTGGTCAACTACCACTGCCGCGCCGATGCCGCGATCGACGTGTCCGAAGCGCACGCCGCCATCGACCGGATCGACCGCGGCCTCCGCGACGAATACCCCGACGTCGTCCGGGTCGTGGGCCACGCCGACCTGAAAAAAACAGCCGGCTGA
- a CDS encoding phosphatidylserine decarboxylase: MATPIRYYDRYTRQTETEQVYGEKWLRWTYETLPGRFTAEVLLKRSLFSRWYGWRMNRRISAWKVLPFIIDYGLDVDDFARRPLEFRTFNEFFYRALKPSARPIAAGGDVAVFPADGRHLVFPDVDKADGFYVKGARFTLAALLGDDVLAREFAGGAMVISRLCPVDYHRFHFPVSGTPGEPRLINGFLYSVSPIALRRRIGCLVENKRMVTLVEPAPDSPFGRVAVLEVGATCVGTIRNSFLPGRPVAKGAEKGFFTFGGSCVITLFPRGRIRFDDDLVEQSARFVETYARMGDRLGTAAEAAGESTAGPSL; this comes from the coding sequence ATGGCCACTCCCATCCGCTACTACGACCGCTACACCCGCCAGACGGAGACCGAACAGGTTTACGGCGAGAAGTGGCTGCGCTGGACCTACGAAACGCTGCCGGGCCGGTTCACGGCGGAAGTGCTGCTGAAGCGCTCCTTGTTTTCCCGCTGGTACGGATGGCGGATGAACCGGCGGATCAGCGCATGGAAGGTGCTCCCCTTCATCATCGATTACGGACTCGACGTGGACGATTTCGCCCGCAGGCCCCTGGAGTTCCGGACCTTCAATGAATTTTTCTACCGCGCCCTCAAACCCTCCGCCCGCCCGATTGCGGCTGGCGGCGATGTGGCGGTTTTCCCGGCCGACGGTCGCCATCTGGTGTTTCCCGACGTGGACAAGGCTGACGGATTTTATGTGAAAGGCGCCCGTTTCACACTTGCCGCGCTTTTGGGCGACGACGTGCTCGCGCGCGAATTTGCCGGCGGCGCGATGGTGATCTCGCGGCTTTGTCCGGTCGACTACCACCGGTTTCATTTTCCGGTGTCGGGCACGCCCGGCGAACCGCGGCTGATCAACGGATTTCTCTACTCGGTGAGTCCCATCGCGCTGCGCCGCCGCATCGGCTGCCTGGTGGAAAACAAGCGCATGGTCACGCTGGTCGAGCCTGCGCCCGACTCCCCGTTCGGCCGCGTGGCGGTGCTCGAAGTCGGCGCGACCTGCGTCGGCACGATCCGCAACAGCTTCCTGCCCGGCCGCCCGGTGGCGAAGGGCGCGGAGAAGGGATTTTTCACCTTCGGAGGGTCGTGCGTGATCACCCTCTTCCCGCGCGGGCGCATCCGGTTCGACGACGATCTCGTCGAGCAAAGCGCCCGGTTTGTCGAAACCTACGCCCGCATGGGTGACCGCCTCGGCACCGCGGCGGAGGCTGCCGGGGAATCCACCGCCGGGCCTTCGCTGTAG
- a CDS encoding guanylate cyclase, with the protein MIKVRRPFLFLLLALLAVGSHAALMFFGAGALANFELHTLENSYATQVSAPRTDGQVVIVGFDQTFDPDNYRDLLATQPALALMASARGTRYDRAIHAHVLERLMEAGARLVLFDFFFEGSGLTEEGDRLFAASIERHRERVVIGSYIQYELRDGQTTGSIREPEEIMPMDNPDEVLGFVNVWPDGHGAISRMVLGENTLTLASPALAGRGVLPDIFSLTARGALKAGADLPRDNRARLINYAGGAGTFPTVSVHDLFVPDQWTHRFGNGSYFRDKIIVVGPASEIHWKDAFRTPAGSMLGVEIQANCLDNALHRSWLREAFPGPWALLWTAILCLACWLVFIRRQHTTRALASILFAAALVLGLYAAQWVAFGWFHLVLPGYSAAATSALAVICISVDFVRAHRDRARIRNLFGAYLAPTVVNRLVESGEEPRLGGEQVALTGFFSDVQSFSTFSETLSPDQLVALMNEYLGAMTTLLESHEGTLDKYIGDAIVAMFGAPVPAADHAARACACALAMQARLDELRRAWAAEPARWPSLVGSMRMRIGLNTGLAVVGNMGSAKRFSYTMMGDTVNLAARCESGAKTAGVYILVTEATVAAARAGQPENDGAGEGSGFVFRRLDRWRVKGRAAPVEMYELVCLASDRTPGIAACLTDYGKGLAAYFARDWTAALQHFRRSAVNEPLQPGRDAGVEKNPSLVMQARCLEFMNTPLPEDWDGVYTMKEK; encoded by the coding sequence GTGATCAAGGTCCGCCGTCCGTTTCTCTTCCTCCTCCTCGCGCTGCTCGCAGTCGGCTCGCATGCGGCGCTGATGTTTTTCGGCGCCGGCGCCCTCGCCAACTTCGAGCTGCACACGCTCGAAAACAGCTACGCGACCCAGGTCTCCGCGCCGCGTACCGACGGCCAGGTCGTCATTGTGGGCTTCGACCAGACCTTCGATCCGGACAACTACCGCGACCTCCTCGCCACCCAGCCCGCGCTGGCGCTCATGGCTTCCGCCAGGGGTACCCGCTACGATCGCGCCATCCATGCCCACGTGCTCGAGCGTCTCATGGAGGCGGGGGCCCGTCTGGTGCTGTTCGACTTTTTTTTCGAAGGCTCGGGCCTTACCGAGGAAGGCGACCGCCTCTTCGCCGCCTCCATCGAGCGCCACCGCGAGCGCGTCGTCATCGGTTCCTATATCCAGTACGAACTGCGCGACGGCCAGACCACCGGCTCGATCCGCGAACCGGAAGAGATCATGCCGATGGACAATCCCGATGAGGTGCTCGGGTTCGTCAACGTGTGGCCCGACGGACACGGCGCCATCTCGCGCATGGTGCTGGGTGAAAACACGCTCACCCTCGCTTCTCCTGCGCTCGCCGGCAGGGGCGTCTTGCCCGATATTTTTTCCCTGACCGCTCGCGGCGCGCTCAAGGCCGGCGCCGACCTCCCGCGCGACAACCGCGCCCGGCTCATCAACTACGCGGGCGGCGCCGGCACGTTCCCGACCGTCTCCGTCCACGATCTCTTCGTGCCCGACCAGTGGACGCACCGTTTTGGCAACGGTTCGTATTTCAGGGACAAAATCATCGTCGTCGGGCCCGCGTCCGAAATCCACTGGAAGGATGCGTTCCGCACGCCCGCCGGCTCCATGCTCGGGGTCGAGATCCAGGCCAATTGCCTCGACAACGCCCTTCACCGGAGCTGGCTGCGCGAGGCCTTCCCCGGTCCCTGGGCGTTGCTCTGGACCGCCATTCTCTGCCTCGCCTGCTGGCTGGTCTTTATCCGCCGCCAGCACACGACCCGCGCGCTCGCCAGCATCCTCTTTGCCGCTGCGCTGGTCCTCGGCCTCTATGCCGCGCAATGGGTGGCGTTCGGCTGGTTTCATCTCGTGCTGCCCGGCTACTCCGCGGCTGCGACCAGCGCGCTGGCGGTCATCTGTATCTCCGTCGATTTCGTCCGGGCCCACCGCGATCGCGCCCGCATCCGCAACCTCTTCGGAGCCTACCTCGCGCCGACCGTGGTCAATCGCCTGGTCGAGTCCGGCGAGGAACCGCGGCTTGGCGGCGAACAGGTGGCGCTCACCGGTTTTTTCAGCGACGTGCAAAGTTTCTCGACCTTTTCGGAAACGCTTTCGCCCGACCAGCTCGTTGCGCTGATGAACGAATACCTGGGCGCGATGACCACGCTTCTGGAAAGCCACGAGGGCACCCTCGACAAGTACATCGGGGATGCCATCGTCGCCATGTTCGGCGCACCCGTGCCCGCCGCCGATCACGCCGCCCGCGCCTGCGCCTGCGCGCTCGCCATGCAGGCGCGCCTCGACGAATTGCGCCGCGCCTGGGCGGCCGAGCCCGCTCGCTGGCCCTCGCTCGTCGGTTCCATGCGCATGCGTATCGGCCTCAATACGGGCCTGGCGGTCGTCGGCAACATGGGCTCCGCCAAGCGATTCAGCTACACGATGATGGGCGATACGGTCAACCTTGCCGCCCGCTGCGAAAGCGGCGCGAAGACGGCCGGCGTTTATATTCTCGTGACCGAGGCGACCGTCGCCGCCGCGCGCGCCGGCCAGCCGGAAAACGACGGGGCGGGGGAGGGGAGCGGGTTTGTCTTCCGGCGCCTCGACCGCTGGCGGGTCAAGGGCCGCGCTGCGCCGGTGGAGATGTACGAGCTCGTTTGCCTCGCGTCGGACCGCACACCGGGCATTGCCGCCTGCCTCACCGATTACGGGAAAGGACTGGCCGCGTATTTCGCCCGCGACTGGACGGCCGCGTTGCAGCACTTCCGGCGCTCCGCCGTCAACGAGCCGCTGCAACCCGGCCGCGATGCCGGCGTGGAGAAAAATCCCTCCCTCGTGATGCAGGCCCGTTGTCTGGAATTTATGAATACGCCCCTGCCGGAGGACTGGGACGGAGTCTATACGATGAAGGAGAAATGA